A region from the Sandaracinus amylolyticus genome encodes:
- a CDS encoding NRDE family protein, which yields MCTIVVLHDVLPEHPLAIVANRDEWHARASSAPRVLHEHPRAIGGVDLVSGGTWMGANALGLFVGLTNQRGAEAPDRTRRSRGDVVLRALALRDPSEVASFLRTIDARAYNAFNLIFGVPGDVRVAYARDDRAAIDIEPVAPGVIVLPNDRLGSPEFPKIARAEARTRDAMCASQIEPALLRVLADHDRPDDAAIPETTSRFPREVLRELQALCIHLPEYGTVSSTAILYGADRHIARYLFAPGPPCRVAFDDVTSLLVGAEPRSNLDSSAE from the coding sequence ATGTGCACCATCGTCGTGCTGCACGACGTGCTCCCCGAGCATCCGCTCGCGATCGTGGCGAACCGGGACGAGTGGCACGCGCGTGCGTCGAGCGCGCCGCGCGTGCTGCACGAGCATCCGCGCGCGATCGGCGGCGTCGATCTGGTCTCGGGCGGCACCTGGATGGGCGCGAACGCGCTCGGGCTCTTCGTCGGGCTGACCAACCAGCGCGGCGCGGAGGCGCCCGATCGCACGCGGCGCTCGCGCGGCGACGTGGTGCTGCGCGCGCTCGCGCTGCGCGATCCGAGCGAGGTCGCGTCGTTCCTCCGCACGATCGATGCGCGCGCGTACAACGCGTTCAACCTGATCTTCGGCGTACCCGGCGACGTGCGCGTCGCCTATGCGCGCGACGATCGCGCCGCGATCGACATCGAGCCCGTCGCGCCGGGCGTGATCGTGCTGCCGAACGATCGCCTCGGCTCGCCCGAGTTCCCGAAGATCGCGCGCGCCGAGGCCCGCACCCGCGACGCGATGTGCGCGAGCCAGATCGAGCCCGCGCTGCTGCGCGTGCTCGCCGATCACGACAGGCCCGACGACGCCGCGATCCCGGAGACGACGTCGCGCTTCCCGCGCGAGGTGCTGCGCGAGCTCCAGGCGCTGTGCATCCACCTGCCCGAGTACGGCACCGTCTCGTCGACGGCGATCCTGTACGGCGCCGATCGCCACATCGCGCGGTACCTCTTCGCGCCCGGACCGCCCTGTCGCGTGGCGTTCGACGACGTCACGTCGCTGTTGGTGGGCGCAGAACCCCGATCGAACCTCGATTCGTCGGCCGAATAG
- a CDS encoding SRPBCC family protein, protein MPLLYGALGVIGLGAAVVVALASRKPSSFRIERKKLIAAKPDVIFPKLEDLHRWTEWSPWEKLDPALQRTYGGSERGVGATYAWKGNNKAGEGRMEIVESQPSERVALKLQFIKPFPATNTTVFTLTPSGEGTEVSWTMEGENTFMGKLFSVFADMDAMIGKDFDEGLANLERAATNR, encoded by the coding sequence ATGCCTCTCCTCTATGGTGCGTTGGGTGTGATCGGGCTCGGCGCGGCGGTCGTCGTCGCGCTCGCGTCGCGCAAACCGTCGTCGTTCCGGATCGAACGCAAGAAGCTGATCGCGGCGAAGCCCGACGTGATCTTCCCGAAGCTCGAAGACCTGCATCGATGGACCGAGTGGTCCCCGTGGGAGAAGCTCGATCCCGCGCTGCAGCGCACGTACGGCGGCTCGGAGCGCGGCGTCGGCGCGACCTACGCGTGGAAGGGAAACAACAAAGCGGGCGAAGGCCGCATGGAGATCGTCGAGAGCCAGCCGAGCGAGCGCGTCGCGCTGAAGCTCCAGTTCATCAAGCCCTTCCCTGCGACGAACACCACGGTCTTCACGCTCACGCCGAGCGGCGAAGGCACCGAGGTCTCGTGGACGATGGAGGGCGAGAACACGTTCATGGGCAAGCTGTTCTCGGTCTTCGCCGACATGGATGCGATGATCGGCAAGGACTTCGACGAAGGCCTCGCGAACCTCGAACGCGCCGCCACGAACCGCTGA
- a CDS encoding DJ-1/PfpI family protein, whose translation MEIAIVAFDGFTDVDVFLPWDLLNRVDAPGWRVRIVADATTVTSIAGLPIATHGTLDDASRADAVVIASGPGLRAKLLEPAWLDALALDPSRQRIGSMCSGALVLAAKGLLRGARATTYPTQRERLAAMDVDVVEEPFVQQGHVATAAGCLAALDLVGWIIEELAGAEQREIVLRSVQPVGRGLGFDARPLPSRQYAVAR comes from the coding sequence ATGGAGATCGCGATCGTCGCGTTCGACGGGTTCACCGACGTCGACGTGTTCCTGCCGTGGGATCTGCTGAACCGCGTCGACGCGCCCGGATGGCGCGTGCGCATCGTCGCCGACGCGACGACCGTCACGTCGATCGCGGGCCTGCCGATCGCGACGCACGGCACGCTGGACGACGCCTCGCGCGCCGACGCGGTCGTGATCGCGAGCGGCCCCGGCCTCCGCGCGAAGCTGCTCGAGCCCGCGTGGCTCGACGCGCTCGCGCTCGATCCGTCGCGCCAGCGCATCGGCTCGATGTGCTCGGGCGCGCTCGTGCTCGCCGCGAAGGGCCTCTTGCGCGGCGCACGCGCGACGACCTATCCGACCCAGCGCGAGCGCCTCGCCGCGATGGACGTCGACGTCGTCGAAGAGCCCTTCGTGCAGCAGGGCCACGTCGCGACGGCCGCGGGCTGTCTCGCCGCGCTCGATCTCGTCGGCTGGATCATCGAAGAGCTCGCGGGCGCGGAGCAGCGCGAGATCGTCCTGCGCTCGGTGCAGCCGGTCGGGCGCGGCCTCGGGTTCGACGCGCGCCCGCTGCCGAGCCGACAGTACGCGGTGGCGCGTTAG